TTGAAGCTGAAACGACTCCAGTAGTTGATaggtttttgaaaaatgaacCAATACATGTAACTTTGGGCAAATTGCGTTTTCTCAATAACAGTTTGAACAAGCACGATGGAGTTGAATTGATATCCTCACAGAATTTCTCAGAAAATGCTGCATACGCTTTAGCCACAAGAAGTATAGTTGGTGCATTGTGGGCATCGACTCAGGACACTAAACAAAATTACGCAACGAAATTCATCGACGAACACATCTTGAGTAGAAAGCTCGATATTACAAGAATGTTCCAATTTGAGCAACCTACAAGGGAACTGAGCGCACTCTGTCGTCGGGAGGGTCTAGCAAAACCTATTTCCAAGCTTCTGGCCGAGTCTGGTAGATTATCCAAGGCGCCTGTCTTCATTGTAGGTGTGTTCTCTGACTCAGAGAAATTGGGTGAAGGTTACGGttcctctttgaaagaggcCAAGGCAAGAGCCGCTACGGAtgcattgatgaagtggtATTGTTACGAGCCAATCCAAAACAAAGCTCCCGTGATCGATCATGGGGCAGTCATTGTATGAATAAACGTACGATGCTTGCATACGCACGTCATATCTTTGTACATTTCACTTTTAAGCTTGTATATAATTATAAAGGTCACACAACTTGATGTAAATCCATATGCGATAACACTTTTCTTCACACAAACCTGTACTATACTTATTAATCACACAAACCTTGACGGGCGAGACAGTTCCAATGGATGAGATCCCTACGGTGACATTAGATAGACTAACTCTGATAGATGCCCATTACCAGTATGAATTGATCTGTGATAACGACAATGCTCGACCTTCCGGATGTTTGTTATTATTTGGCTGTGAATCCGGAAACAACCTAATCACCATAGAGAGGTGCATGAACGTTCCTTTGAAGCTGAATTATGTGGACGATTTTAACGCAACCTTTGAATACGATTCCAGTCAAGTTGATACTCGCATCAGTCTGCTTTACGTGACGAACCCTCAGTTAAAACCTCTAGGGATCATGGTATTCAACGATAAGTTCTACGACTATACAAAGATGGTAGAGAAACTAAAggcagagaagaaagatataAAGTGTCTTTTCGCTTATGAACCTCAAGCAGGTAATTGCGAGAAGCATAAACTATATTGCTACATGATGGAAGGCAAGCAGAGAGAAATCAAGTTCATGAGAATCGACTTCCAACTACAGAACATCAATATCGCTCTGGGAAAGGGAAGCACTGAGGCTAAAAGCACAGAGACTGTtacagatgaagaggagtTTGCTGATGAAAAGGAGAAAATAACCAAGTTGATCACCAAATTGGATCGAATCATAAAATATCTCGAGAGCTTGCCGAATAACGACTCCAAAATACTGAGAAAAGTTTCTATGCTTGTGatgcaattgaaaagacaaCCAACCGAAGACATAGAGGAGGAGATTATGAACAAAGAAAGCGAAATTAACGCTCTCAATATCGCATGCGAACAATGGGAAATTGGCACGTCAAGATACTTTGAGGACAGTATTTAAAGATTGCATCATCATACTAAAAGTCTTCTGAGTCCACTTATTATCTGCCATTTTCCCTTTTCAGAATCATATTCGCAGCCTAAAAGCCTTTTATTGGTTACCGGACATCTTCCTTCATTATTCGGCAAGTATTCAATGGCACATGGATAGCAAGTTGCGTAACCAGTCTCCAGAACGGCGGGATTTTGGATAAGTTTATGACATATCGGACATGTATCAGTTGATCTATAAGTGACTTCATCGCTGTTATTAGCTCTCGGTATATCCTTGTCGACGTCGTTGAGTTTCCGTTGCAGCTTTGCCGTCAAATCCTGAGTAGTCCACCACTGATATACTCTCAGCATGAAAATGAATGCAGGGAAAGCTTGTGAACCGGAGTATGACAGTATTTGGCTTAATTTAGTTAAAGCGAGACTGCATTGGTGCCAGAGACTGTAAAAATTCTGCCTTGGCAACCTATTATTATCGAGTACGGTTTTCCTCTGTGATATTGTAGACGATGGTTCCAGCGGTGAGGTTATCCTAGTGTAttcaatattgaaaagatacTGCAAGAAAGATACCGAGCCAATTCTGCCGCTGAGGAAAAACAGCTTTGTCAATAGATCTAACAAATATattgttttcttgatcaacGGATAACCTTGTTCGATGATCCAAGCTTTAATCTTGTGAGGTTTATTGGCCGAAAATGCAGACTGTGCAAGGTATTTAGAGTGCAAATCGTCCAATTTCTGTCTGACATACGGCAGTATGATCTTTTCTAGGAAAACGATACGTTGCTGTTTAGCACTCAAAGTCAAACCTTTTGGCCAGTAATTAGACTTGCCTGGAGCATTGGCCTGAGCATTGACTAAAACCTTATTCGTACTATTAAACCGTTTCAAACCGTAAAACTTGTCAACAAAAGTAGAGTTATAACGAGAGATATGATACCACTCAATGGATCCTTTTAGTAGCAAATCAAACCACTCATGGAAGTAATTGTTGATTTGCAGTGTAAATCTTGAAGGATTCCGAGCGATCCAGTAGTTGACGATTAGGTACCTGACCGATGCCGGTAGTAATGTATCAATCTCCTGAGACGATATGACTTCAAAAATCGTCGGGTATAAAGTAGCTATCGATGCAGTATCATTCTGAGTACTCGGAAGGTTTGAATAAAAGCTCATCACGTATCTCTGTTCAATCCTTCTTATTTGTATAGTATGCGGAGTTGGTAAACTTTGGCGCGAAGTTAAAGGCGTACAAGTCAAAGCCGATGAGATCGTtaaaatattgaaaagtcTATATACAAACATTACGGCCAAGCTACCTGTTATGAATCCTATTTTCCAGCACAGAAGCAAATAACTGCCCATTTACCACTACAACACCACCATGAGCCCTGACCAGGGTGATCCTTTTCCCACAGTTCGGTCAATTTCTCATCAAGACCATTGGGCAAAGCAACCTGAACATCCGCCTTGGCGGTTCTCAAACTCAAAGAAGTAATACCATTTTCAGCCAGTGGTCCAATGGCTTTCGTCCATGGAGTCGTACGTGCCCATTTCCTATCACCCACGAGCTTTCTATAATTCAAATCACCTTTAAAGATCACCAGGTCGGATTGAACCAAGTCCCTATGAATCTCAGCACCGTGATATTTCTTCTCCGATGCGTCAATGCACCAGAAATCCAAATCAGTAGTCCAAAATGAGTCCTCGcgaacttcaatttcaccCTTGGAAACATGGTTCGAAATAGTATCTGCAAAATGATCCAAAGCTTCCTGAGATGCCTTTTCCGCAACTGGGAAAAACTTTctatctttcaaatccttcaacaAAAGGTTGAAATCCTTGATCATCACGTCACTGACCATATAAGGAATGTCCTTTGCATGGAAAATACACTTGCTGGCTAATTTTGTCTCCAACAGGAACGCGGCAAGCATCAAGTCCGCATAAAGCTCGAAACCAGAGTTATCCAAAACAAAATCCACTCTCTTCCCACCGGACCCACTTTTAAGTGAGTCCcaagctttcaaagtatcGTTGACCAAGATCTTCGATTCAGATTCCTGTCTAACTTTTGCACCCTGAATAGACTTAATATCCTCAATAGTAGCATCGGTCAACAACGACAAATCCGTAGCATTCCCCCACAAAGAGATATCCACAAACTCCTTAAACAACAATTTCATCgcttcctcatcctcacCGATCTGCTTCAACTGTTTACTCAATGCCACAAACCGAACCGCCAATTCCACCACACCAtacaaagaagattcaaaagtCGACTGCTTCaatctatcaaagatatcgaAATCGGCCCACAAAGGTTCAAAACGGAAAAGAACATTAATCCTCCTATACAAATAAACCTCCGCAAACAACCATTCTGCATGGAACCACGTAACTTTACCCTTTCTACTCAGCTCTTCATTAAACGACCCTGGAATCTTGGCAACCCTAACTTCCTCATCGGTAAACTGTctcaactcttcatcattcaCAATACTCGACCTCAattcaatcaattgtttCCTAATAATCTCACCCTGTCTCACACACTCTTCATCACCCACTATCGCTCCTATAGCCGTGCCCATGTCATCGATCGCATTTTGTACAATTATCGGCCAACGGGCATTGGCAGTATATTCCCCAAAAGTACCCTTATCATCAGTACTAAACCTCTCTGGCAATGTCATCTTTGCTCTGTTCCTGTTAGCCAATTCATCCATATAAAACCTATATTCTGGGGAATAATCCACTATATATACTACTACCATCAACCGCCGGAGATTAATTTTTAGTCATCCGGGGCTTACCTCCGCCCCAATCGACAGCCTGCCCCTCTCTTCGGCTTCCACTATTTCTCGAGCACCCTCGGCttccacttcttcctcagcttccactatttttttttttctattttttttcaacgTGGCAGCTCGAGCCAATCTGAcgtttttttttcttcatcttctaaTCACCACATTATTGAACAAACCTACGAACGACTGACATCTTGTGAGAGTGGACATATGGTATGACTAGCAGTCGTTTGATGCCTTGTCTCTTTTTGCATCAATCCTGCAATCGCAACTCATAAACCTTCGATCACATATAAAAGCCCAACATAAATTGATAGAATAATATTAATCAATGCTCTCTTGTTCTTATTCTTCTCTCAAATCCCCAAGAATACCTTAACCAGTTTCTTTAACTAATATCAAATAAACCAATCAAAATGGGTGTCCAAGAAGTTCTAAAGAGAAAGACCGGTGTCATTGTCGGTGACGATGTCCGTGCCTTGTTCAACTACGCCAAGGAACACAAGTTCGCCATCCCAGCCATCAACGTCACCTCTTCCTCCGTCGTTGTCTCTGCTTTGGAAGCTGCCCGTGACAACAAGTCCCCAATCATCCTACAAACCTCCAACGGTGGTGCTGCTTACTTCGCCGGTAAGGGTGTCTCCAACGAAGGCCAAAACGCCTCCATCAGAGGTGCCATCGCTGCTGCCCACTACATCAGATCCATCGCCCCAGCTTACGGTATCCCAGTCGTCCTACACTCCGACCACTGTGCCCAAAAGTTGTTGCCATGGTACGACGGTATGCTAGAAGCCGACGAAGCCTACTACAAGGAACACGGTGAGCCTCTATTCTCCTCCCACATGTTGGATCTTTCCGAAGAAACCGACGAGGAAAACATCGCTACCTGTGTCAAGTACTTCAAGAGAATGGCCGCCATGGACCAATGGTTGGAAATGGAAATCGGTATCACcggtggtgaagaagatggtgTCAACAACGAAGGTGCCCACGAGGACTCCTTGTACACCAAGCCAGAACAAGTCTTCGCTGTCTACAAGGCCCTACACCCAATCTCTCCAAACTTCTCTATCGCCGCCGCATTTGGAAATGTACACGGAGTGTACAAACCAGGTAACGTCAAGTTGAGACCTGAAATCTTGGGTGACCACCAAAAATTCGCTGTCAAGCAAACTGGTGCCAAGGAGGACAAGCCATTGTTCTTGGTCTTCCACGGTGGTTCCGGTTCCTCTGTTGAGGACTTCCGTACCGGTATTGACAACGGTGTTGTCAAGGTCAACTTGGACACTGACTGTCAATACGCCTACTTGGAAGGTATCAGAGACTACgtcttgaacaagaaggactACTTGATGAGCATGGTCGGTAACCCAACCGGTGCTGACTCTCCAAACAAGAAGTACTTCGACCCAAGAGTCTGGGTTAGAGAGGGTGAGAAGACCATGTCCAAGAGAGTTGCCAAGgctttggatgatttcagAACTGCCGGTCAACTATAAATTAGTTTGTAGTTCATGACAG
This DNA window, taken from Torulaspora delbrueckii CBS 1146 chromosome 2, complete genome, encodes the following:
- the FBA1 gene encoding fructose-bisphosphate aldolase FBA1 (similar to Saccharomyces cerevisiae FBA1 (YKL060C); ancestral locus Anc_2.577) → MGVQEVLKRKTGVIVGDDVRALFNYAKEHKFAIPAINVTSSSVVVSALEAARDNKSPIILQTSNGGAAYFAGKGVSNEGQNASIRGAIAAAHYIRSIAPAYGIPVVLHSDHCAQKLLPWYDGMLEADEAYYKEHGEPLFSSHMLDLSEETDEENIATCVKYFKRMAAMDQWLEMEIGITGGEEDGVNNEGAHEDSLYTKPEQVFAVYKALHPISPNFSIAAAFGNVHGVYKPGNVKLRPEILGDHQKFAVKQTGAKEDKPLFLVFHGGSGSSVEDFRTGIDNGVVKVNLDTDCQYAYLEGIRDYVLNKKDYLMSMVGNPTGADSPNKKYFDPRVWVREGEKTMSKRVAKALDDFRTAGQL
- the CSI1 gene encoding Csi1p (similar to Saccharomyces cerevisiae CSI1 (YMR025W); ancestral locus Anc_2.575), with amino-acid sequence MDEIPTVTLDRLTLIDAHYQYELICDNDNARPSGCLLLFGCESGNNLITIERCMNVPLKLNYVDDFNATFEYDSSQVDTRISLLYVTNPQLKPLGIMVFNDKFYDYTKMVEKLKAEKKDIKCLFAYEPQAGNCEKHKLYCYMMEGKQREIKFMRIDFQLQNINIALGKGSTEAKSTETVTDEEEFADEKEKITKLITKLDRIIKYLESLPNNDSKILRKVSMLVMQLKRQPTEDIEEEIMNKESEINALNIACEQWEIGTSRYFEDSI
- the TDEL0B06650 gene encoding putative methyltransferase (similar to Saccharomyces cerevisiae YMR027W; ancestral locus Anc_2.578); translation: MTLPERFSTDDKGTFGEYTANARWPIIVQNAIDDMGTAIGAIVGDEECVRQGEIIRKQLIELRSSIVNDEELRQFTDEEVRVAKIPGSFNEELSRKGKVTWFHAEWLFAEVYLYRRINVLFRFEPLWADFDIFDRLKQSTFESSLYGVVELAVRFVALSKQLKQIGEDEEAMKLLFKEFVDISLWGNATDLSLLTDATIEDIKSIQGAKVRQESESKILVNDTLKAWDSLKSGSGGKRVDFVLDNSGFELYADLMLAAFLLETKLASKCIFHAKDIPYMVSDVMIKDFNLLLKDLKDRKFFPVAEKASQEALDHFADTISNHVSKGEIEVREDSFWTTDLDFWCIDASEKKYHGAEIHRDLVQSDLVIFKGDLNYRKLVGDRKWARTTPWTKAIGPLAENGITSLSLRTAKADVQVALPNGLDEKLTELWEKDHPGQGSWWCCSGKWAVICFCAGK
- the PEX12 gene encoding ubiquitin-protein ligase peroxin 12 (similar to Saccharomyces cerevisiae PEX12 (YMR026C); ancestral locus Anc_2.576), with amino-acid sequence MSFYSNLPSTQNDTASIATLYPTIFEVISSQEIDTLLPASVRYLIVNYWIARNPSRFTLQINNYFHEWFDLLLKGSIEWYHISRYNSTFVDKFYGLKRFNSTNKVLVNAQANAPGKSNYWPKGLTLSAKQQRIVFLEKIILPYVRQKLDDLHSKYLAQSAFSANKPHKIKAWIIEQGYPLIKKTIYLLDLLTKLFFLSGRIGSVSFLQYLFNIEYTRITSPLEPSSTISQRKTVLDNNRLPRQNFYSLWHQCSLALTKLSQILSYSGSQAFPAFIFMLRVYQWWTTQDLTAKLQRKLNDVDKDIPRANNSDEVTYRSTDTCPICHKLIQNPAVLETGYATCYPCAIEYLPNNEGRCPVTNKRLLGCEYDSEKGKWQIISGLRRLLV